The Streptomyces sp. NBC_01689 genome includes a window with the following:
- a CDS encoding ABC transporter ATP-binding protein: MTTHAEELAVDVRGLRKRYGDVTAVDGVDLGIRRGEVFGLLGPNGAGKSTTVEILQGNRARDGGEVTVLGADPATGTRAWRSRIGIVWQDESAPAELTVRETVRHFARYYPRPRDAEEVVALVGLEARADSRVKALSGGQRRRLDVALGVIGGPELLLLDEPTTGFDPAARRRFWDLIRKLAGEGTTILLTTHYLEEAETLADRLAVVARGRVVAEGEPAALRERFGTGATVGWTEADGTPRSERTETPTRTVAALTLRFDGEIPGLTVTRPTLEDVYLRLTGQETAR, encoded by the coding sequence ATGACAACACACGCGGAAGAGCTCGCGGTGGACGTCCGGGGGCTGCGCAAGCGCTACGGGGACGTGACCGCCGTGGACGGTGTCGACCTCGGTATCCGCCGGGGAGAGGTGTTCGGCCTGCTCGGACCCAACGGCGCGGGCAAGAGCACGACGGTGGAGATCCTCCAGGGCAACCGCGCCCGGGACGGGGGCGAGGTCACCGTCCTGGGCGCGGACCCGGCGACGGGGACGCGCGCGTGGCGCTCCCGGATCGGCATCGTCTGGCAGGACGAATCCGCGCCCGCCGAGTTGACGGTGCGCGAGACCGTACGGCATTTCGCCCGCTACTACCCGAGGCCGCGCGACGCCGAGGAGGTCGTCGCGCTGGTGGGTCTGGAGGCCAGGGCGGACAGCCGGGTCAAGGCGCTCTCCGGTGGTCAGCGCAGGCGGCTGGACGTGGCGCTCGGGGTGATCGGCGGCCCCGAGCTGCTGCTCCTGGACGAACCGACCACCGGTTTCGACCCGGCCGCGCGCCGCCGCTTCTGGGACCTGATCAGGAAGCTGGCCGGCGAGGGCACCACCATCCTCCTCACCACCCACTACCTGGAGGAGGCGGAGACGCTCGCGGACCGGCTCGCCGTCGTCGCCCGCGGACGGGTCGTCGCGGAGGGCGAGCCGGCCGCGCTGCGCGAGCGGTTCGGCACCGGGGCGACCGTGGGGTGGACGGAGGCCGACGGCACCCCGCGCTCCGAGCGCACCGAGACCCCCACCCGCACGGTCGCCGCGCTCACCCTCCGCTTCGACGGCGAGATACCGGGGCTGACGGTGACGCGCCCCACGCTGGAGGACGTCTATCTGCGCCTGACCGGACAGGAGACCGCGCGATGA
- a CDS encoding DUF6167 family protein: protein MFRRTFWFTAGAAAGVWATTKVNRKLRQLTPESLAAQAANKALEAGHRLKDFALDVREGMAQREAELDDALGLGAPVDPELPAPRRYAAIENHDDPRYVERSAYSHNRNEDH from the coding sequence ATGTTCCGCCGTACGTTCTGGTTCACCGCCGGCGCAGCCGCGGGCGTGTGGGCCACCACCAAGGTCAACCGCAAGCTCAGGCAGCTGACTCCGGAGAGCCTCGCCGCCCAGGCCGCGAACAAGGCGCTGGAGGCAGGGCACCGGCTCAAGGACTTCGCGCTCGACGTCCGCGAGGGCATGGCCCAGCGGGAGGCCGAACTCGACGACGCGCTCGGGCTCGGCGCCCCCGTCGACCCCGAACTTCCCGCACCCCGGCGGTACGCCGCCATCGAGAACCATGACGATCCGAGGTATGTCGAGAGGTCGGCGTACTCGCACAACCGGAATGAGGACCACTGA
- a CDS encoding vitamin K epoxide reductase family protein: protein MSKTTVKDVSTEPDRVDGPRTVGGSRALALLLVITGAAGLLAAWVITIDKFKLLENPDFVPGCSLNPVVSCGNIMKSEQASAFGFPNPMLGLVAYGIVICVGVSLLARATFPRWYWLTFNAGTLFGVGFCTWLQFQSLYRINSLCLWCSLAWVATIIMFWYVTSSNVRNGFLPAPRWARSFFGEFTWVLPVLHIGIIGMLILTRWWDFWTS from the coding sequence ATGAGCAAGACGACAGTCAAGGACGTCTCCACCGAACCGGACCGCGTCGACGGTCCCCGGACGGTCGGCGGCAGCCGTGCGCTCGCCCTGTTGCTGGTGATCACCGGTGCGGCCGGTCTGCTCGCCGCGTGGGTCATCACGATCGACAAGTTCAAGCTGCTGGAGAACCCGGACTTCGTGCCGGGGTGCAGCCTGAACCCGGTCGTGTCCTGCGGCAACATCATGAAGAGCGAGCAGGCCTCGGCCTTCGGGTTCCCCAACCCGATGCTGGGCCTGGTGGCGTACGGCATCGTGATCTGCGTCGGGGTGAGCCTGCTGGCGCGGGCGACCTTCCCGCGCTGGTACTGGCTGACGTTCAACGCCGGCACGCTCTTCGGCGTCGGATTCTGCACCTGGCTGCAGTTCCAGTCGCTGTACCGCATCAACTCGCTGTGCTTGTGGTGCTCACTGGCCTGGGTCGCCACGATCATCATGTTCTGGTACGTGACCTCGTCCAACGTCCGCAACGGCTTCCTGCCCGCCCCGCGCTGGGCGAGGAGCTTCTTCGGCGAGTTCACCTGGGTCCTGCCGGTCCTGCACATCGGCATCATCGGCATGCTGATCCTGACCCGCTGGTGGGACTTCTGGACGAGCTGA
- the rpsD gene encoding 30S ribosomal protein S4 encodes MANQSRPKVKKSRALGIALTPKAVKYFEARPYPPGEHGRGRKQNSDYKVRLLEKQRLRAQYDVSERQLVRAYERAAKTQGKTGEALVIELERRLDALVLRSGIARTIYQARQMVVHGHIEVNGGKVDKPSFRVRPDDVVMVRERSRSKTLFEVARAGGFAPDGETPRYLQVNLAALAFRLDREPNRKEIPVICDEQLVVEYYAR; translated from the coding sequence ATGGCGAACCAGTCCCGCCCCAAGGTCAAGAAGTCGCGTGCCCTCGGCATCGCGCTGACCCCGAAGGCCGTCAAGTACTTCGAGGCCCGCCCCTACCCGCCGGGCGAGCACGGCCGTGGCCGCAAGCAGAACTCGGACTACAAGGTCCGTCTGCTCGAGAAGCAGCGTCTGCGCGCGCAGTACGACGTGTCCGAGCGCCAGCTCGTCCGCGCCTACGAGCGTGCCGCCAAGACGCAGGGCAAGACCGGTGAGGCCCTGGTCATCGAGCTGGAGCGTCGTCTCGACGCGCTGGTCCTTCGTTCGGGCATCGCCCGCACGATCTACCAGGCCCGTCAGATGGTCGTTCACGGCCACATCGAGGTCAACGGCGGCAAGGTCGACAAGCCGTCGTTCCGTGTCCGTCCCGACGACGTCGTGATGGTCCGCGAGCGCAGCCGCAGCAAGACGCTGTTCGAGGTCGCCCGCGCCGGTGGGTTCGCCCCCGACGGCGAGACCCCGCGCTACCTCCAGGTGAACCTCGCCGCCCTGGCCTTCCGCCTGGACCGCGAGCCGAACCGCAAGGAGATCCCGGTGATCTGCGACGAGCAGCTCGTCGTCGAGTACTACGCCCGCTGA
- a CDS encoding DUF948 domain-containing protein, with translation MSGGEVAGILVAVFWAILVSFLAVALARLAQTLRATTKLVADVTDQAVPLLADASEAVRSAQTQIDRVDAIASDVQEVTSNASALSTTVASTFGGPLVKVAAFGYGVRRAIGGRKDNVPARASRRTVIVGRAVPSARRGKRKKD, from the coding sequence GTGTCCGGTGGTGAGGTGGCCGGGATCCTGGTGGCCGTCTTCTGGGCGATCCTGGTGTCGTTCCTCGCCGTCGCGCTGGCGAGACTGGCCCAGACGCTCAGGGCGACCACCAAGCTCGTGGCGGACGTGACCGACCAGGCCGTCCCGTTGCTGGCCGACGCCTCGGAGGCCGTGCGCTCCGCGCAGACCCAGATCGACCGGGTCGACGCCATCGCATCCGACGTCCAGGAGGTCACGTCGAACGCGTCGGCGCTCTCCACGACCGTCGCCTCCACCTTCGGCGGCCCGCTGGTCAAGGTCGCGGCGTTCGGTTACGGCGTCCGCCGGGCCATCGGTGGCCGCAAGGACAATGTGCCCGCCAGGGCCTCCCGTCGCACCGTGATCGTGGGCCGCGCCGTCCCGTCCGCGCGACGGGGAAAGCGGAAGAAGGACTGA
- a CDS encoding replication-associated recombination protein A produces the protein MEPDLFTAAAEERQEKDPSGSPLAVRMRPRTLDEVVGQQHLLKPGSPLRRLVGESGGGPAGPSSVILWGPPGTGKTTLAYVVSKATNKRFVELSAITAGVKEVRAVIESARRATGGFGKETVLFLDEIHRFSKAQQDSLLPAVENRWVTLIAATTENPYFSVISPLLSRSLLLTLEPLTDDDLRGLLRRALQDERGLKASVTLPEDTEQHLMRIAGGDARRALTALEAAAGSALDKGEPEITLQTLEETVDRAAVKYDRDGDQHYDVASALIKSIRGSDVDAALHYLARMIEAGEDPRFIARRLMISASEDIGLADPHALPTAVAAAQAVAMIGFPEAALTLSHATIALALAPKSNAATTAIGAAMEDVRKGHAGPVPMHLRDGHYKGAAKLGHAQGYVYPHDLPEGIAAQQYAPEELKDREYYTPTRHGTEARYADAVEWTRKRLGRGRS, from the coding sequence GTGGAGCCCGACCTGTTCACCGCCGCAGCCGAAGAACGCCAGGAGAAGGACCCCTCCGGGAGTCCCCTGGCCGTCCGGATGCGCCCGCGCACCCTCGACGAGGTGGTGGGCCAGCAGCACCTGCTGAAGCCGGGCTCCCCCCTGCGCAGACTCGTCGGCGAGAGCGGCGGCGGTCCCGCCGGACCCTCGTCCGTGATCCTCTGGGGCCCGCCCGGCACCGGCAAGACCACCCTGGCCTACGTGGTCTCCAAGGCCACGAACAAGCGGTTCGTGGAGCTCTCCGCGATCACCGCGGGCGTCAAGGAGGTGCGCGCGGTCATCGAGAGCGCCCGCCGGGCCACCGGCGGCTTCGGCAAGGAGACCGTCCTCTTCCTGGACGAGATCCACCGCTTCAGCAAGGCCCAGCAGGACTCCCTGCTCCCGGCCGTCGAGAACCGCTGGGTGACGCTCATCGCGGCGACGACCGAGAACCCCTACTTCTCGGTGATCTCCCCGCTGCTCTCCCGCTCCCTCCTGCTCACCCTGGAACCGCTCACCGACGACGACCTGCGCGGACTGCTGCGCCGGGCACTCCAGGACGAGCGCGGCCTCAAGGCGTCCGTCACCCTCCCCGAGGACACCGAGCAGCACCTGATGCGGATCGCCGGCGGTGACGCCCGCCGGGCGCTGACCGCCCTGGAAGCGGCGGCGGGGTCCGCGCTCGACAAGGGCGAGCCGGAGATCACCCTCCAGACCCTGGAGGAGACCGTCGACCGTGCCGCGGTGAAGTACGACCGTGACGGCGACCAGCACTACGACGTGGCGAGCGCCCTCATCAAGTCCATCCGCGGCTCGGACGTGGACGCCGCCCTGCACTACCTGGCCCGGATGATCGAGGCCGGCGAGGACCCGCGCTTCATCGCCCGCCGTCTGATGATCTCCGCCAGCGAGGACATCGGCCTCGCCGATCCGCACGCGCTGCCGACGGCCGTCGCCGCCGCCCAGGCCGTCGCCATGATCGGCTTCCCCGAGGCCGCGCTCACCCTCAGCCACGCGACCATCGCCCTGGCCCTGGCGCCGAAGTCCAACGCCGCCACCACGGCCATCGGCGCCGCCATGGAGGACGTGCGCAAGGGGCACGCGGGCCCGGTGCCGATGCATCTGCGCGACGGGCACTACAAGGGCGCGGCCAAGCTGGGGCACGCCCAGGGGTACGTGTACCCGCACGACCTGCCGGAGGGCATCGCCGCCCAGCAGTACGCCCCCGAGGAGCTGAAGGACCGGGAGTACTACACGCCGACGCGGCACGGCACGGAGGCGCGCTACGCGGACGCGGTGGAGTGGACCCGCAAGCGCCTCGGTCGAGGGCGGTCCTGA
- the alaS gene encoding alanine--tRNA ligase — MESAEIRRRWLSFYEERGHTVVPSASLIADDPTLLLVPAGMVPFKPYFLGEVKPPWPRATSVQKCVRTPDIEEVGKTTRHGTFFQMCGNFSFGDYFKEGAITYAWELLTSPQDKGGYGLDPERLWITVYLDDDEAESIWRDKIGVPAERIQRLGKKDNYWSMGVPGPCGPCSEINYDRGPEFGVEGGPAVNDERYVEIWNLVFMQYERGEGTSKEDFEILGELPSKNIDTGLGLERLAMILQDVQNMYEIDTSMAVIKKATELTGVEYGAAHDSDVSLRVVTDHMRTSVMLIGDGVSPGNEGRGYVLRRIMRRAIRNMRLLGATGPVVKDLIDVVIEMMGRQYPELVTDRQRIETVALAEEAAFLKTLKAGTNILDTAITDTKESGGTVLAGDKAFLLHDTWGFPIDLTLEMAAEQGLSVDEDGFRRLMKEQRDKAKADARAKKTGHADLGAYRQIADASGETDFIGYDRTEGESTIVGILVDGVSSPAATEGDEVEIVLDRTPFYAEGGGQIGDTGRIRVDSGAIVEIRDCQKPVPGVYVHKGVVQVGEVTVGAQAQATIDTRRRTAIARAHSATHLTHQALRDALGPTAAQAGSENQPGRFRFDFGSPSAVPTAVMTDVEQKINEVLARDLDVHAEILSLDEAKKQGAIAEFGEKYGERVRVVTIGDFSKELCGGTHVHNTAQLGLVKLLGESSIGSGVRRIEALVGVDAYNFLAKEHTVVAQLQELVKGRPEELPEKISAMLGKLKDAEKEIEKFRAEKVLQAAAGLAGSAKDVRGVALVTGQVPDGTGADDLRKLVLDVRGRIQGDRAVVVALFTTAGGRPLTVIATNEAARERGLKAGDLVRTAAKTLGGGGGGKPDVAQGGGQNPDAIGDAMDAVERLVGETAK; from the coding sequence ATGGAGTCGGCCGAGATTCGCCGCCGCTGGTTGAGCTTCTACGAGGAGCGCGGTCACACCGTCGTTCCCTCGGCGTCGCTCATCGCGGACGACCCGACTCTGCTCCTGGTCCCCGCGGGCATGGTCCCCTTCAAGCCGTACTTCCTCGGTGAGGTCAAGCCGCCGTGGCCGCGCGCCACCAGCGTGCAGAAGTGTGTCCGTACGCCCGACATCGAAGAGGTCGGCAAGACCACCCGCCACGGCACGTTCTTCCAGATGTGCGGCAACTTCTCCTTCGGCGACTACTTCAAGGAAGGCGCCATCACCTACGCCTGGGAGCTGCTCACCTCGCCCCAGGACAAGGGTGGTTACGGGCTCGACCCGGAGCGCCTGTGGATCACGGTCTACCTCGACGACGACGAGGCCGAGTCCATCTGGCGCGACAAGATCGGCGTGCCCGCCGAGCGCATCCAGCGCCTCGGCAAGAAGGACAACTACTGGTCCATGGGCGTCCCGGGTCCGTGCGGCCCGTGCTCCGAGATCAACTACGACCGCGGTCCGGAGTTCGGCGTCGAGGGCGGTCCCGCCGTCAACGACGAGCGGTACGTGGAGATCTGGAACCTGGTCTTCATGCAGTACGAGCGCGGCGAGGGCACCTCGAAGGAGGACTTCGAGATCCTCGGCGAGCTGCCCAGCAAGAACATCGACACCGGCCTCGGTCTGGAACGCCTCGCCATGATTCTGCAGGACGTGCAGAACATGTACGAGATCGACACCTCCATGGCCGTCATCAAGAAGGCCACCGAGCTGACGGGCGTCGAGTACGGCGCCGCCCACGACTCCGACGTCTCGCTGCGAGTGGTAACCGACCACATGCGGACGTCCGTGATGCTCATCGGTGACGGCGTGAGCCCCGGCAACGAGGGCCGCGGATACGTCCTGCGCCGCATCATGCGCCGCGCCATCCGCAACATGCGGCTGCTCGGGGCCACGGGACCGGTCGTCAAGGACCTCATCGACGTCGTGATCGAGATGATGGGCCGGCAGTACCCGGAGCTCGTCACCGACCGGCAGCGCATCGAGACCGTGGCCCTCGCCGAGGAGGCCGCCTTCCTCAAGACCCTGAAGGCCGGCACGAACATCCTCGACACGGCCATCACGGACACCAAGGAGTCCGGCGGCACGGTGCTCGCCGGCGACAAGGCGTTCCTGCTCCACGACACCTGGGGCTTCCCGATCGACCTCACCCTGGAGATGGCCGCCGAGCAGGGCCTGTCGGTGGACGAGGACGGTTTCCGCCGTCTGATGAAGGAGCAGCGGGACAAGGCCAAGGCCGACGCCCGGGCCAAGAAGACCGGCCACGCCGACCTGGGCGCCTACCGGCAGATCGCCGACGCCTCCGGTGAGACCGACTTCATCGGGTACGACCGGACCGAGGGCGAGTCGACGATCGTCGGCATCCTCGTCGACGGTGTGTCCTCGCCCGCCGCCACCGAGGGCGACGAGGTCGAGATCGTCCTCGACCGCACCCCGTTCTACGCCGAGGGCGGCGGCCAGATCGGCGACACCGGGCGCATCAGGGTGGACAGCGGCGCGATCGTCGAGATCCGCGACTGCCAGAAGCCCGTCCCGGGGGTCTACGTCCACAAGGGCGTCGTCCAGGTCGGCGAGGTCACCGTCGGCGCGCAGGCCCAGGCCACCATCGACACCCGTCGGCGGACCGCCATCGCCCGCGCCCACTCGGCCACCCACCTCACCCACCAGGCCCTGCGTGACGCCCTCGGCCCGACGGCCGCCCAGGCCGGCTCCGAGAACCAGCCGGGCCGCTTCCGCTTCGACTTCGGTTCGCCCTCGGCCGTCCCCACGGCCGTCATGACCGACGTCGAGCAGAAGATCAACGAGGTGCTCGCCCGGGACCTGGACGTGCACGCCGAGATCCTCAGTCTCGACGAGGCCAAGAAGCAGGGCGCCATCGCCGAGTTCGGCGAGAAGTACGGCGAGCGGGTGCGCGTCGTGACCATCGGCGACTTCTCCAAGGAGCTGTGCGGCGGGACGCACGTCCACAACACCGCGCAGCTGGGCCTGGTCAAGCTGCTCGGCGAGTCCTCGATCGGCTCCGGTGTGCGCCGCATCGAGGCCCTGGTCGGCGTCGACGCCTACAACTTCCTCGCCAAGGAGCACACGGTCGTCGCTCAGCTCCAGGAGCTGGTCAAGGGCCGTCCGGAGGAGCTGCCGGAGAAGATCTCGGCCATGCTCGGCAAGCTGAAGGACGCCGAGAAGGAGATCGAGAAGTTCCGCGCGGAGAAGGTCCTGCAGGCCGCCGCCGGTCTCGCCGGGTCCGCCAAGGACGTCCGCGGTGTCGCGCTGGTCACCGGCCAGGTGCCGGACGGCACCGGCGCGGACGACCTGCGCAAGCTGGTCCTCGACGTCCGGGGCCGCATCCAGGGAGACCGGGCCGTCGTCGTGGCCCTGTTCACCACCGCCGGCGGCCGGCCGCTCACGGTCATCGCCACCAACGAGGCGGCCCGCGAGCGCGGTCTCAAGGCCGGGGACCTGGTCCGCACGGCCGCCAAGACCCTCGGTGGTGGCGGTGGCGGCAAGCCGGACGTCGCCCAGGGCGGCGGCCAGAACCCGGACGCCATCGGCGACGCCATGGACGCCGTCGAACGCCTGGTCGGCGAGACGGCCAAGTGA
- a CDS encoding ATP-binding protein has protein sequence MQHFDRPRPSGGAPRGNLPLELDAFVGRSAELARLTAALEVSRLVTVTGVGGVGKSRLAARAAARSDARDGVWRAELAAVRDPDLVAYTVVEALGPTDQTSRPPRELLLDRLAGRQLLLVVDGFEHLVDACAALVGELLRRTPGLRVLAVGRRPLEIEGERLFPLAPLDGTEAVELFEERAAARVPGFAVDDGNRSDVRELCRRLDGIPLAVELAAGRLSALSPAQLLARLEDRFRLLTGGGRDALPRHQTLRTAIGWSHELCTSEERLLWSRLSVFAGRFDLEAAEYVCGGGGLHADQVLDVLGSLLAQSVLAREETPAGPRYRMLDSVRAYGADWLTASGDADRLRRRHRDWYMGLATWCELDWFSPRQAEVAARVEAELPNLRRALEYCLTEPGETHLGQYLAGSLWFYWVGCGRLAEGRHWLERGVELDGDREQSRLKALWVLGYVAILQGDTVSALTALQECRDEALRTGNPIALAYAEHRSGCLALVGDDMRRAETLLRSALDRYHEIGELNSNVLMGQVELAMALAFQGDMPAAVKLCEDVRRVCEDHGERWTLAYALYVLAYEALAAEDPARARNLLVRCLEIAHTFHDLLGTVLALELLALVTAVQGDPAEAAVLQGAAARLWPSVGLPLFGSAYYNVPHERCEAGAREALGDERYAECVRAGERLGREAAVARALRRPGQRPPGGVPAPLGPAPETHEPAVSRTSKGGGTTG, from the coding sequence ATGCAGCATTTTGACCGGCCCCGGCCCTCCGGCGGTGCGCCGCGCGGCAATCTGCCCCTGGAACTCGACGCGTTCGTCGGGCGTTCGGCCGAACTCGCGCGGCTGACCGCGGCCCTGGAGGTATCCCGGCTGGTCACGGTGACCGGCGTGGGCGGCGTCGGCAAGTCGCGGCTCGCGGCCCGGGCGGCGGCCCGCTCGGACGCGCGGGACGGCGTGTGGCGGGCGGAGCTGGCCGCCGTACGGGATCCGGACCTCGTCGCGTACACGGTCGTGGAGGCTCTCGGCCCGACCGACCAGACGTCGAGGCCCCCGCGCGAGCTGCTGCTCGACCGTCTCGCGGGGCGTCAACTCCTCCTGGTCGTCGACGGGTTCGAGCATCTGGTGGACGCGTGCGCGGCGCTCGTGGGCGAACTGCTGCGCCGGACGCCGGGGCTGCGGGTGCTCGCGGTGGGACGCCGACCGCTGGAGATCGAGGGCGAACGGCTGTTCCCGCTGGCGCCGCTGGACGGCACGGAGGCCGTGGAGCTGTTCGAGGAGCGGGCGGCGGCCCGGGTGCCCGGGTTCGCCGTGGACGACGGCAACCGGTCGGACGTGCGGGAACTCTGCCGCCGGCTGGACGGCATCCCGCTCGCCGTCGAGCTGGCCGCGGGCCGGCTCAGCGCGCTCTCCCCCGCCCAGCTGCTGGCACGGCTGGAGGACCGCTTCCGGCTCCTGACCGGCGGCGGACGGGACGCCCTGCCGCGGCACCAGACGCTGCGCACGGCGATCGGCTGGAGCCACGAGCTGTGCACGTCCGAGGAGCGGCTGCTGTGGTCGCGGCTTTCGGTGTTCGCCGGCCGGTTCGACCTGGAGGCCGCCGAGTACGTGTGCGGCGGTGGCGGACTCCACGCCGACCAGGTCCTGGACGTGCTCGGGTCGCTGCTCGCGCAGTCCGTGCTGGCCCGCGAGGAGACACCGGCGGGCCCGCGCTACCGGATGCTGGACTCGGTCCGGGCGTACGGCGCGGACTGGCTGACGGCGTCGGGGGACGCGGACCGGCTGCGCCGCCGCCACCGCGACTGGTACATGGGTCTGGCGACCTGGTGCGAACTGGACTGGTTCTCGCCGCGGCAGGCCGAGGTGGCCGCGCGGGTCGAGGCGGAGCTGCCGAACCTGCGCCGCGCCCTGGAGTACTGCCTGACCGAGCCGGGCGAGACGCATCTGGGCCAGTACCTCGCGGGCAGCCTGTGGTTCTACTGGGTGGGCTGCGGCCGGCTGGCGGAGGGGCGGCACTGGCTGGAACGCGGTGTGGAACTCGACGGCGACCGGGAGCAGTCGCGGCTCAAGGCCCTGTGGGTGCTCGGCTATGTCGCGATCCTGCAGGGCGACACGGTCTCCGCGCTGACCGCGCTCCAGGAGTGCCGGGACGAGGCGTTGCGCACCGGCAACCCGATCGCGCTGGCCTACGCCGAGCACCGGTCCGGCTGTCTCGCGCTGGTCGGCGACGACATGCGGCGGGCGGAGACGCTGCTGCGCTCGGCGCTGGACCGCTACCACGAGATCGGCGAGCTCAACAGCAATGTGCTGATGGGGCAGGTCGAGCTGGCGATGGCGCTGGCGTTCCAGGGCGACATGCCGGCCGCGGTGAAGCTGTGCGAGGACGTCCGCCGGGTGTGCGAGGACCACGGGGAGCGCTGGACGCTGGCGTACGCGCTGTACGTGCTCGCGTACGAGGCCCTGGCCGCGGAGGATCCGGCCCGTGCCCGGAATCTCCTGGTCCGGTGCCTGGAAATCGCGCACACCTTCCACGACCTGCTCGGCACGGTTCTCGCGCTGGAGCTGCTGGCGCTGGTCACGGCCGTACAGGGCGATCCGGCCGAGGCAGCGGTGCTGCAGGGGGCGGCCGCCCGGCTGTGGCCGTCGGTGGGGCTGCCGCTGTTCGGCTCGGCCTACTACAACGTGCCGCACGAGCGGTGCGAGGCCGGCGCCAGGGAGGCGCTGGGCGACGAACGCTACGCGGAGTGCGTGCGCGCCGGGGAGCGGCTCGGGCGGGAGGCGGCGGTGGCACGGGCGCTGCGGCGGCCCGGACAGCGGCCGCCGGGCGGGGTGCCCGCACCGCTCGGGCCGGCCCCGGAAACGCACGAACCCGCCGTCTCGCGCACCTCGAAGGGCGGCGGGACGACGGGCTGA
- the ruvX gene encoding Holliday junction resolvase RuvX, giving the protein MRRGRRLAIDVGDARIGVASCDPDGILATPVETVPGRDVPAAQRRLRQLVEEYEPIEVVVGLPRSLKGGEGPAAVKVRGFAQELARSIAPVAVRLLDERMTTVTASQGLRASGVKSKKGRSVIDQAAAVIILQQALESERVSGNPPGEGVEVVI; this is encoded by the coding sequence ATGCGCCGCGGCCGTCGGCTCGCGATCGACGTCGGGGACGCGCGGATCGGGGTCGCCTCGTGCGATCCCGACGGGATCCTCGCGACTCCGGTCGAGACCGTACCGGGCCGGGACGTGCCCGCCGCCCAGCGCCGGCTTCGGCAGCTGGTCGAGGAGTACGAGCCGATCGAGGTCGTCGTCGGCCTGCCCCGCTCCCTCAAGGGGGGCGAGGGCCCGGCCGCCGTGAAGGTCCGGGGCTTCGCCCAGGAGCTCGCCCGGTCGATCGCGCCGGTCGCGGTGCGGCTCCTCGACGAGAGAATGACCACGGTGACCGCCAGTCAGGGACTGCGCGCCTCCGGCGTGAAGTCCAAGAAGGGCAGGTCGGTCATCGACCAGGCGGCCGCTGTGATCATCCTTCAACAGGCTCTGGAATCCGAACGGGTGTCAGGTAATCCACCTGGCGAGGGCGTCGAAGTGGTCATCTGA
- a CDS encoding ABC transporter permease has product MTATGVPSRDAVGTGRLPGAWSLGLRRGALEIKQFFRQRDQVVFTFAFPVVFLFLFASIFSDDVRGAGITASQLYVPAMMAAGIMSTSFQSLGISIAIERDERVLRRLRGTPMPPAAYFLGKIWLVLVTGVLETAILLLVGTTLYDVELPSDAGRWAEFGWIFVLGLAACALLGIAISSVPKSGRSATSVVVLPFLVLQFISGVYIAIDTIPDWMLNVGALFPLKWMCQGLRGVFLPESAKVLEQAGAWEFGRIALVLGAWCVGGLVLCLLTFRWTDRRDG; this is encoded by the coding sequence ATGACCGCGACCGGCGTACCGTCCCGCGACGCGGTCGGCACCGGCCGCCTCCCGGGCGCCTGGAGCCTCGGCCTGCGGCGGGGCGCCCTGGAGATCAAGCAGTTCTTCCGCCAGCGCGACCAGGTGGTCTTCACCTTCGCCTTCCCGGTCGTCTTCCTGTTCCTCTTCGCCTCGATCTTCAGCGACGACGTGCGGGGCGCGGGCATCACGGCCTCACAGCTGTACGTGCCCGCCATGATGGCCGCGGGCATCATGTCCACCAGCTTCCAGTCGCTCGGCATCTCGATCGCCATCGAACGGGACGAGAGGGTGCTGCGCCGGCTGCGCGGCACACCGATGCCCCCGGCCGCGTACTTCCTGGGCAAGATCTGGCTGGTCCTCGTCACCGGCGTCCTGGAGACGGCGATCCTGCTCCTGGTGGGGACGACGCTCTACGACGTGGAACTCCCCTCGGACGCGGGCAGATGGGCCGAGTTCGGCTGGATCTTCGTCCTCGGTCTGGCCGCCTGCGCCCTGCTCGGCATCGCGATCAGCTCCGTCCCGAAGTCCGGCAGGAGCGCCACCTCGGTGGTCGTTCTCCCGTTCCTGGTCCTGCAGTTCATCTCCGGGGTGTACATCGCGATCGACACGATCCCCGACTGGATGCTGAACGTCGGCGCGCTGTTCCCGCTGAAGTGGATGTGCCAGGGCCTGCGCGGGGTGTTCCTGCCGGAGTCGGCGAAGGTCCTGGAGCAGGCGGGCGCCTGGGAGTTCGGGCGGATCGCCCTGGTGCTGGGGGCGTGGTGCGTCGGAGGACTGGTGCTCTGTCTGCTGACCTTCCGCTGGACCGACCGGCGCGACGGGTGA